A window of the Desulfobacula toluolica Tol2 genome harbors these coding sequences:
- a CDS encoding NAD(P)/FAD-dependent oxidoreductase, producing the protein MNLQNQSNLNIAVVGAGISGICAAYLLQKRHKVSLFEQNAYFGGHTHTVIIPEGPDKGTPVDTGFIVFNERTYPNFIRFLDRLGVNKRLAQMSFGYYCKKTGCYYATRNINSIFARRLNLINPRYWRFVFEMITFLKSLRHDYLNNLLAEATLSEYVEAKGLHKDVVEKFIIPMAAAIWSGSDMQMGRFPIRTFAQFYENHGLLAVSGHPSWYVVEGGSHTYVKAFLNSFKGRALKGCKVDTIHRDKNNITLYFKDRHPEIFDAVVVAAHADQALDLLENPSCKEKELLGSWTYSQNHTILHTDTRVMPPNRRAWASWNYTRSLKSGAASPVTVSYDMNRLQKLTATRSYFVTLNPITPIPPWHVTGEFEYTHPQYSFEAFSSQEDLSILNGPQNTFFCGSYFGFGFHEDGVRSALEIGKKFGIEL; encoded by the coding sequence ATGAATTTACAGAACCAGAGCAATCTGAACATTGCAGTAGTCGGTGCCGGTATTTCAGGGATCTGCGCGGCTTACCTGCTTCAGAAACGTCACAAGGTTTCTCTTTTTGAACAAAACGCTTATTTCGGGGGGCACACCCATACGGTGATAATCCCGGAAGGGCCGGATAAAGGAACCCCAGTGGATACCGGCTTTATTGTTTTTAATGAGAGGACATACCCGAATTTTATCAGGTTTCTTGACCGTCTTGGAGTGAACAAGCGTCTTGCACAGATGTCATTTGGCTACTATTGTAAAAAAACAGGTTGCTATTATGCCACCAGGAATATCAATTCAATATTTGCCCGGCGGCTAAATCTGATAAACCCGCGATATTGGCGATTTGTTTTTGAGATGATCACCTTTTTAAAATCATTGAGGCACGATTACCTGAATAATCTTCTGGCTGAAGCAACCTTGTCCGAGTACGTTGAAGCAAAGGGTCTTCACAAAGACGTTGTTGAAAAATTTATCATTCCCATGGCCGCTGCCATCTGGTCAGGGTCTGATATGCAGATGGGGCGGTTTCCCATCAGAACATTTGCACAGTTTTACGAAAACCATGGCCTTTTGGCCGTAAGCGGTCATCCGTCCTGGTATGTTGTTGAAGGCGGCAGCCATACTTATGTGAAAGCGTTTTTAAACAGTTTCAAGGGCAGGGCATTGAAAGGGTGCAAAGTCGATACCATCCATCGAGACAAAAATAATATCACCCTTTATTTCAAAGACCGTCACCCGGAAATATTTGATGCCGTTGTTGTTGCAGCTCATGCAGATCAGGCTTTGGATCTTCTGGAAAATCCGTCATGCAAGGAAAAAGAACTGCTTGGCTCATGGACATATTCACAAAACCATACGATTTTGCATACAGACACCCGTGTTATGCCTCCCAACAGGAGGGCCTGGGCAAGCTGGAATTATACACGGAGCTTAAAATCCGGAGCTGCGTCTCCTGTAACGGTCAGCTATGATATGAACCGGTTGCAAAAACTTACCGCCACCCGCTCTTATTTTGTGACCCTTAACCCGATTACTCCCATACCACCATGGCATGTGACAGGGGAATTTGAATATACACATCCACAATATTCATTTGAAGCCTTTTCATCCCAGGAAGATCTTTCCATATTAAATGGACCGCAAAATACATTTTTTTGCGGCAGTTATTTCGGGTTTGGGTTTCATGAAGACGGCGTCAGATCTGCTTTGGAAATTGGAAAAAAATTCGGGATTGAATTATGA
- a CDS encoding YehS family protein: protein MTNNDILRRIRYTFDLEDSKMVAIFGLADLEVTRSQVSDWLKKDDDPAYRECSDIQLAIFLNGLINEKRGKKEGPQPEPEELLTNNIIFRKLRIALDLKSDDIIEILEKADMSISKHELSAFFRKPDNRHYRDCKDQVLRKFLKGIQLKYRPGIWP, encoded by the coding sequence ATGACCAATAATGATATTCTGCGCCGTATCCGCTATACCTTCGACTTGGAGGATTCAAAAATGGTTGCTATTTTCGGCCTGGCCGACCTTGAGGTAACCCGCTCCCAGGTCAGTGACTGGCTTAAAAAAGATGATGATCCTGCATACCGGGAATGCAGCGACATTCAGCTGGCAATTTTTCTCAATGGTTTGATCAACGAGAAACGAGGTAAAAAAGAAGGTCCTCAACCCGAGCCGGAAGAATTGTTGACCAATAACATCATTTTTAGAAAATTAAGAATCGCATTGGATCTGAAATCAGATGATATCATAGAAATTCTGGAGAAAGCTGATATGAGCATCAGCAAACACGAATTAAGCGCATTTTTCCGCAAACCCGACAATAGACATTACCGGGACTGTAAAGACCAGGTCCTGCGTAAATTCTTAAAAGGTATTCAACTTAAATACCGTCCCGGCATATGGCCTTAA
- a CDS encoding DUF1365 family protein, which translates to MNSRIYTGTIEHRRFTPVDHRLCYPIYMYALDVDELPLIDQWFPFFGVNRFGVSAIHNKDYLSSGNQSIKQKLNQLFDQYRIDESIISVIMVTSARYFNYVFNPVNFYYCFSKNKALIGIVAEVNNTYGERHHYVLTKKILPSKGCLVRYTTPKVFHVSPFNQIEGNYDFCFSDIGEQLDIRITLVHKEKKIMEAVLKARANPLTRKNHFKTLLKHPFAPHLSIPRIYTHAYKLYFQKKLTFNPKPAPANSMTLSKQKPGLIESICQKILVDAFKKITIGCLTMRLPNGKTIRFCRSGGDTQARIDIKDFGFFPRVVMDGEIGFGEAYMHGEWETPDLVKLLEVLIHNRDKFSDGNLFTSILTRTREKLAHDQRKNTIKNTRQNIAAHYDFSNEFYQLFLDRQMIYSSGIFRDATASLEDAQIQKMTKILEMAGVDSTHHLLEIGCGWGGFAVFAAASTGCRVTGITVSKAQYEKACQRVEKEGLTGRVNILFQDYRHTKGVYDRIVSIEMIEAVGPQFLGQYFQQCCKLLKPGGTMVCQAITIPDERYDTYCRQRDWIQKHIFPGGHLPCLKVLNDAISQHTDFKITVIDHIGLHYAKTLAHWRDRFISCRQDVEAMGFDRAFIRKWIYYLSICEAGFKTSAIDGIQMAMHR; encoded by the coding sequence ATGAACTCCAGGATCTACACAGGGACCATTGAACATCGGAGGTTTACTCCGGTTGACCATCGTTTGTGTTATCCAATCTATATGTATGCACTTGATGTTGATGAGTTGCCGCTAATTGATCAATGGTTTCCGTTTTTCGGGGTTAACCGGTTCGGTGTAAGTGCCATCCATAACAAAGATTACCTGTCTTCGGGCAACCAGTCCATCAAACAAAAATTGAATCAATTGTTTGATCAATACAGGATTGATGAATCCATTATATCAGTGATCATGGTCACATCTGCCCGATATTTCAACTATGTGTTTAATCCGGTGAATTTTTATTATTGTTTTTCAAAGAATAAGGCTCTCATCGGTATTGTGGCAGAAGTAAATAATACCTATGGCGAACGCCATCATTATGTGCTGACAAAAAAAATCTTGCCGTCAAAAGGTTGTCTTGTGCGTTATACTACACCCAAAGTATTCCATGTGTCACCGTTTAACCAGATTGAAGGAAATTATGATTTTTGTTTTTCCGATATTGGAGAACAACTCGACATCAGGATCACACTTGTTCACAAAGAAAAAAAAATAATGGAAGCGGTCTTAAAGGCCCGTGCCAATCCCTTGACGCGTAAAAATCATTTTAAAACCCTTTTAAAGCACCCTTTTGCTCCTCATTTGAGTATCCCTAGAATCTACACACATGCCTATAAACTTTATTTTCAGAAAAAATTAACCTTTAACCCGAAACCTGCACCAGCAAATTCCATGACTCTGTCCAAACAAAAACCAGGCCTGATCGAATCCATCTGCCAAAAAATTCTTGTGGATGCGTTTAAAAAAATTACAATCGGTTGTTTAACCATGCGCCTGCCCAACGGTAAAACAATACGGTTTTGCCGGTCAGGCGGGGATACGCAGGCCCGGATTGATATAAAAGATTTTGGATTTTTTCCCAGGGTTGTCATGGATGGTGAAATCGGATTTGGTGAAGCCTATATGCATGGGGAATGGGAGACACCTGACCTGGTAAAGCTGCTGGAAGTATTGATCCACAACAGGGATAAATTTTCCGATGGAAATCTGTTCACCTCCATCCTTACACGGACAAGAGAGAAACTTGCCCATGACCAGCGCAAAAATACCATCAAAAATACCCGCCAAAACATTGCAGCCCACTATGATTTTAGCAATGAGTTTTATCAACTTTTTCTGGACAGGCAAATGATCTATTCAAGCGGTATTTTTCGTGATGCAACAGCCTCCCTGGAAGATGCCCAGATCCAAAAGATGACAAAAATCCTGGAAATGGCCGGGGTTGATTCAACCCATCACCTGCTTGAGATCGGTTGCGGCTGGGGGGGATTTGCCGTTTTTGCCGCAGCTTCTACCGGGTGTCGCGTAACGGGTATCACCGTATCCAAAGCCCAATATGAAAAAGCATGTCAACGGGTTGAAAAAGAAGGATTAACCGGCAGGGTCAATATTTTATTTCAGGATTATCGTCACACCAAAGGAGTTTATGATCGAATCGTTTCCATTGAAATGATCGAAGCTGTCGGGCCGCAGTTTTTAGGGCAGTATTTTCAACAGTGCTGCAAACTGCTTAAACCCGGAGGGACAATGGTTTGCCAGGCCATTACGATCCCGGATGAACGATATGATACCTATTGCAGGCAACGCGACTGGATTCAAAAACATATCTTTCCGGGCGGCCATCTGCCCTGCTTGAAGGTTTTGAATGATGCCATCAGCCAACACACGGATTTTAAAATTACCGTTATTGACCACATCGGTCTGCATTATGCCAAAACACTTGCCCATTGGCGGGATCGGTTTATCTCGTGCCGTCAGGATGTTGAGGCTATGGGATTTGACAGGGCATTTATCAGAAAATGGATCTATTATCTGAGTATTTGTGAGGCCGGATTTAAGACCTCGGCCATTGACGGCATTCAAATGGCTATGCACAGATGA
- a CDS encoding sll1863 family stress response protein translates to MEVKDYCKAMLAEVTAWKEKLEAMKKVADTYGSKEKEKILPLIGQLEQEVTTAQVRVDQLKTECPSDWSPMKNELDDLFGTIGSSVDRAWKDLPPGNVGG, encoded by the coding sequence ATGGAAGTAAAAGATTATTGCAAAGCAATGCTGGCCGAAGTTACAGCCTGGAAAGAGAAACTTGAGGCTATGAAAAAAGTTGCTGACACCTATGGCTCAAAAGAAAAAGAAAAAATCCTTCCGCTTATCGGCCAGTTGGAACAGGAGGTGACTACTGCTCAGGTGAGGGTGGATCAGCTGAAAACAGAGTGCCCGTCTGACTGGTCACCCATGAAAAATGAACTGGATGATTTGTTTGGAACGATTGGCAGCAGTGTTGATCGGGCCTGGAAAGACCTTCCTCCTGGAAATGTTGGAGGGTAG
- the uvsE gene encoding UV DNA damage repair endonuclease UvsE has protein sequence MDKKMIRFGLCCIFKEHPIKFRKTTAKYLSKFSIDVQKKRLSDLCLTNARNLLKALEFCYHNKIGAFRINSQIMPLKTHPDVGYDIDDLPGSDHIIKAFRACGAYSLKNNIRTSFHPDQFIVLSSPNPNVVKRSVAELNYQTQVAQWVNADVINIHAGGVYGDKPAALKRLAKTIENLDDPVRKRLTLENDDKSYTPEDLFPVCHDMKIPLVYDVHHHRCLKDRFSIEQATKHCVQTWDREPLFHISSPKDGWGASNIRKHHDYIDKNDLPAIWLSMDITIEVEAKAKELAIRKLMKELNML, from the coding sequence ATGGACAAAAAAATGATCAGATTCGGCCTGTGCTGCATATTTAAAGAACACCCCATAAAATTTCGGAAAACAACCGCTAAATACCTTTCAAAGTTTTCTATTGACGTGCAAAAAAAACGCCTGTCAGACTTGTGCCTGACCAATGCCCGAAATTTATTGAAAGCTCTGGAGTTTTGTTATCACAACAAGATTGGGGCCTTTCGGATTAACAGCCAGATTATGCCGTTAAAAACCCACCCGGATGTGGGGTATGATATTGATGATCTGCCCGGTTCGGATCACATCATCAAAGCGTTCAGGGCCTGTGGTGCTTACAGTCTTAAAAACAATATCAGAACGTCCTTTCACCCGGATCAGTTTATTGTTCTATCGTCTCCGAATCCAAATGTGGTGAAGCGTTCTGTGGCCGAACTTAATTATCAGACCCAGGTCGCCCAATGGGTCAATGCGGATGTAATCAACATTCATGCCGGTGGTGTTTACGGAGACAAACCGGCTGCACTCAAACGGCTTGCCAAAACGATTGAAAACCTTGATGATCCGGTCAGGAAACGACTGACTCTTGAAAATGATGACAAAAGCTATACGCCGGAGGATCTTTTTCCTGTTTGTCATGATATGAAAATTCCTCTGGTTTACGATGTACACCATCATAGGTGTTTGAAAGACCGGTTTTCAATAGAGCAGGCAACAAAACACTGTGTTCAAACCTGGGACCGGGAACCATTGTTTCATATCTCGTCACCCAAGGACGGCTGGGGCGCATCAAATATCCGAAAACATCATGACTATATAGATAAAAATGATCTGCCTGCAATCTGGCTTTCAATGGATATTACAATCGAGGTGGAAGCAAAGGCCAAGGAACTGGCAATACGAAAACTCATGAAAGAATTAAATATGCTATAG
- a CDS encoding YbgA family protein: MLTPIKIGISSCLLGNKVRYDGGHSHDRFLTQTLGLFAKYVPVCPEVECGMPIPREAVRLVGTPENPKLVTQKTRQDKTRQMKDWIPAKLKTLEQENLCGFIFRSKSPSSGLYRIRVYGDDGKVRKTGTGLFARAFTQHFPRVPVEEAGRLHDPELRENFIEAIFSLQRWRDLLKKNRTPGGLVDFHTRNKLLILSHNQDLYRKLGKLVAQGKTLDMDQLFDAYEKILLNSLKLKTTVKKNINVLHHILGYFKRNLTGSEKHELLTIIDQYRSGYVPLIVPITLIRHYVMKYDQPWLKIQTYLNPHPFELKLRNYF; this comes from the coding sequence ATGCTTACCCCCATAAAAATCGGTATCAGTTCTTGTCTGCTCGGCAACAAGGTTCGATATGACGGTGGTCACAGTCATGACCGGTTCCTGACACAGACATTGGGACTGTTTGCCAAGTATGTTCCCGTGTGCCCGGAAGTGGAATGCGGCATGCCCATTCCCAGGGAGGCGGTAAGACTGGTCGGAACCCCTGAGAACCCGAAGCTTGTCACCCAAAAGACAAGGCAGGATAAAACCCGGCAGATGAAAGACTGGATACCGGCAAAATTAAAAACTCTTGAACAAGAAAATTTGTGCGGATTTATTTTTAGAAGCAAATCCCCGAGCAGCGGGTTGTACCGGATCAGGGTGTATGGAGACGACGGCAAGGTGCGTAAAACCGGCACAGGCCTGTTTGCCAGGGCATTTACACAACATTTTCCCAGGGTCCCGGTAGAAGAGGCCGGCAGACTCCATGATCCCGAACTTCGCGAAAATTTTATTGAAGCCATCTTTTCGCTCCAGCGCTGGCGGGATCTGCTGAAAAAAAACAGAACGCCCGGAGGGCTTGTTGATTTCCATACCCGGAACAAATTGTTGATTCTTTCCCACAACCAGGACCTGTACAGAAAGCTTGGAAAACTTGTCGCCCAGGGGAAAACCCTGGATATGGATCAATTGTTTGATGCCTATGAAAAAATTTTATTAAACTCCCTGAAGTTGAAAACAACGGTGAAAAAAAACATCAATGTACTGCACCATATCCTGGGATATTTCAAACGGAATCTGACCGGTTCGGAAAAACACGAATTGTTAACCATCATTGATCAATACCGCTCAGGATATGTTCCCCTCATCGTCCCCATTACCCTGATCCGGCACTATGTCATGAAATACGACCAGCCCTGGCTGAAAATCCAGACCTATCTGAACCCGCACCCGTTTGAACTGAAACTGAGAAATTACTTTTGA
- the pncB gene encoding nicotinate phosphoribosyltransferase — translation MIQSILDNDLYKFTMQQAVHMLYPRAEAQYEFINRGLTPFPDGFAQNIKTEIKKMADFRLSVDQKTFLEKTCYFLTPVYLDYLESYTFDPSEVIVNQDKDMLSLKIKGPWYRTILWEVPLMAIISEIFFKMRDSKKLSDREIKAINLKKAKILGNNAVNFSDFGTRRRYSSKNQQQLIIDMLSVKNSTLNGTSNVHFAHQFNIKPIGTLAHEWFMFHAALHGYRMANPCAQDAWVKVFHGDLGIALTDTYTTDVFLSTFDTFYAKLFDGIRQDSGDPFAFTDLMIAHYERLHIDPSTKTIVFSDGLDVETAVQIHNYCNGKIRDAYGIGTNLTNDVGVTPLNMVIKLNKCRASSDKPWRSTVKLSDDKGKHTGDPQELKNCMNIFNLSTK, via the coding sequence ATGATCCAAAGTATTCTGGACAATGATCTTTACAAATTTACCATGCAGCAGGCGGTTCACATGCTCTATCCCAGGGCCGAGGCCCAGTATGAATTTATCAACCGGGGCTTGACCCCTTTCCCGGACGGATTTGCACAAAACATCAAAACTGAAATTAAAAAAATGGCAGACTTTCGGCTGTCTGTTGATCAAAAAACGTTTCTTGAAAAAACATGCTATTTTTTAACCCCAGTATACCTTGACTACCTTGAGTCCTATACCTTTGACCCCAGCGAAGTCATAGTCAACCAGGACAAGGATATGTTAAGCCTCAAGATCAAAGGCCCCTGGTACAGGACGATTCTGTGGGAAGTGCCCTTAATGGCCATTATCAGTGAAATATTTTTTAAAATGAGAGACTCAAAAAAACTCAGTGACAGGGAAATAAAGGCGATCAACCTGAAAAAAGCAAAAATTTTGGGAAACAATGCTGTTAATTTTTCAGACTTCGGTACTCGACGGAGGTATTCCTCCAAGAATCAGCAACAATTGATTATAGACATGTTAAGCGTTAAAAATTCAACTCTGAACGGAACAAGCAATGTTCATTTTGCCCACCAGTTCAATATCAAGCCCATCGGCACCCTTGCCCATGAGTGGTTCATGTTTCATGCGGCCCTGCACGGATACCGGATGGCAAATCCTTGTGCCCAGGATGCCTGGGTAAAGGTTTTTCACGGGGATCTTGGCATTGCCTTGACAGACACATATACAACTGATGTGTTTTTATCCACTTTTGACACCTTTTATGCCAAGCTTTTTGACGGGATCAGACAGGATTCCGGGGACCCGTTTGCGTTTACAGATCTAATGATAGCGCACTATGAACGGCTTCATATTGACCCGTCCACCAAAACCATTGTATTTTCAGACGGTCTTGATGTGGAAACAGCTGTACAGATTCATAACTATTGCAATGGCAAAATCCGGGATGCATACGGCATCGGCACCAACCTGACCAATGATGTTGGGGTGACCCCGCTGAACATGGTGATAAAACTGAACAAATGCAGGGCTTCTTCTGACAAACCATGGCGAAGTACTGTCAAGCTTTCCGATGACAAGGGAAAACACACGGGTGATCCACAAGAGCTGAAAAACTGTATGAATATTTTCAATCTTTCGACCAAATAA
- a CDS encoding TIGR04076 family protein: MNLEPDKEVKIEVTQCQCDLMKKGDCLYINGPMIDKDKSDSICVTALTAIYPWVMTARFGVESKNLEFDQGCYKVWCPEKLVEFSISAIKNP, encoded by the coding sequence ATGAATTTAGAACCTGATAAAGAAGTGAAGATTGAAGTAACCCAATGCCAGTGTGATCTCATGAAAAAAGGAGACTGCCTTTACATAAATGGTCCCATGATTGACAAAGACAAATCCGACTCCATCTGTGTGACGGCCCTGACTGCAATTTATCCATGGGTCATGACCGCTCGTTTTGGAGTTGAATCGAAAAATCTGGAATTTGATCAGGGCTGCTATAAGGTATGGTGTCCGGAAAAGCTGGTTGAATTCAGCATCAGCGCGATTAAGAATCCTTAA
- a CDS encoding SDR family NAD(P)-dependent oxidoreductase, with the protein MIVLNESILVQKPIESVFNYTSEFSNIQNWDPGVVSSVKKSLGDVSAGTQYDLILKYGPFRPKMQYVVTEYEPFSRVVLKGKGTSYSATDTILFIQTPSGTRIDYQATIEFSGFANIIEPLLVPVIKRIGKIAIQGLEKTLNPDFNFPRKGKMFSSGSNIIDYIADHTILPGMMMFSKFGYAIGKRFRTKNTDILYGKRVVITGGTSGIGKAAAFELARKNAFLTIIARNREKALKIQREIIEQTGNTHVDFLVADLSLMADIKRVSKQLAEKKKTIDILINNAGALFNERMETKEGFEKTFATDLLGVFYLTQNLIPVFCKSGGARIINVSSGGMYTQKIDVNDLQNKILPYDGSKAYARAKRGIVILTELWAKRLKNKKIVVHAMHPGWVDTPGIESSLPRFHSFTRSILRTPQQGADTIVWLACAKEPGLCSGWFWLDRRPRETVVFPWTLGSQIKDHTLWNKLEKLTRRF; encoded by the coding sequence ATGATAGTATTAAATGAATCCATCCTTGTTCAAAAGCCCATAGAAAGCGTTTTTAACTACACCAGTGAGTTTTCCAACATACAGAACTGGGATCCGGGTGTGGTATCGTCCGTAAAAAAAAGCCTGGGAGATGTCAGTGCGGGAACTCAGTATGATTTGATACTCAAATACGGCCCGTTTCGGCCCAAAATGCAATATGTGGTGACAGAATATGAACCTTTTTCCAGAGTGGTTCTGAAGGGCAAAGGGACTTCATATTCCGCCACAGATACCATATTGTTTATCCAAACGCCATCCGGCACTCGAATTGATTATCAGGCAACAATTGAATTTTCCGGGTTTGCAAACATCATTGAACCCTTGCTTGTGCCTGTGATAAAGCGAATCGGAAAAATCGCAATCCAGGGGCTTGAAAAAACCTTGAACCCGGATTTTAATTTTCCCCGGAAAGGCAAAATGTTTTCTTCAGGATCAAATATAATTGATTATATTGCAGACCATACTATTTTACCCGGTATGATGATGTTCAGCAAATTTGGATATGCCATAGGAAAACGGTTCCGGACAAAGAACACTGATATTCTTTACGGCAAACGCGTTGTGATCACGGGTGGAACATCCGGTATCGGAAAAGCAGCGGCTTTTGAACTTGCCCGAAAAAATGCCTTTTTAACCATCATTGCCCGAAATCGTGAAAAAGCCTTAAAAATTCAACGTGAAATAATTGAACAGACCGGCAATACCCATGTTGATTTTTTAGTGGCCGACCTGAGCTTGATGGCGGATATTAAACGTGTTTCCAAACAGCTTGCAGAAAAAAAGAAAACGATTGATATTCTCATCAATAACGCAGGAGCATTGTTCAATGAACGTATGGAAACAAAAGAAGGATTTGAAAAGACTTTTGCCACAGATCTTTTGGGCGTATTTTACCTGACTCAAAATCTGATCCCTGTTTTTTGCAAGTCAGGTGGTGCCAGGATCATAAATGTTTCTTCAGGCGGAATGTATACGCAGAAAATTGATGTCAACGATCTCCAGAACAAGATATTGCCATATGACGGATCAAAGGCATATGCAAGAGCCAAGCGGGGGATTGTCATCCTGACGGAACTTTGGGCAAAACGCTTGAAAAATAAAAAAATTGTTGTTCATGCCATGCACCCTGGATGGGTTGACACACCGGGAATCGAGTCTTCATTACCAAGATTTCACTCATTCACCCGCTCAATTTTAAGAACACCACAACAAGGTGCGGACACAATTGTATGGCTTGCTTGTGCCAAAGAGCCGGGGCTTTGTTCCGGCTGGTTCTGGCTGGACAGACGGCCCCGCGAAACCGTTGTTTTCCCCTGGACCCTTGGATCACAAATCAAAGACCATACACTCTGGAACAAGCTGGAAAAATTGACCCGGCGATTCTAA
- a CDS encoding isochorismatase family protein: MINKMIAGAGMKIFKGGIQMEVSMDKDHTGVIVVDVQGDFTHFKKGSLAVQNTDQDYIDAVLSTTKQLKSKGYKIFATQDFHPENHISFYTSHKNKSAYETIDVEGRTQVLWPPHCVRGAENTEILIDKNLFTATIQKGMNPKYDSYSGFFDDVGMATGLDDLLKSHGITTLLIYGLATDYCVKATAMDALKSGFKVILVEELCKGVALDTTASALEEMRSAGIKIISRVSDLPSF; the protein is encoded by the coding sequence ATGATAAATAAAATGATTGCCGGTGCAGGCATGAAAATTTTTAAGGGAGGCATACAGATGGAGGTTTCAATGGATAAAGATCACACAGGTGTGATTGTTGTGGATGTACAAGGAGATTTCACCCATTTCAAAAAAGGGTCTCTTGCGGTTCAAAATACGGATCAGGACTATATTGACGCAGTGCTGTCCACAACAAAACAACTGAAATCCAAGGGATATAAAATTTTTGCCACCCAGGATTTTCATCCTGAAAATCATATCTCTTTTTACACCAGTCATAAAAACAAATCTGCTTACGAAACCATTGATGTAGAAGGCCGAACCCAGGTTCTCTGGCCACCTCATTGTGTCCGGGGGGCTGAAAATACCGAGATTTTAATAGATAAAAATTTGTTTACCGCCACAATTCAAAAAGGTATGAACCCCAAATATGATTCTTATTCAGGCTTTTTCGATGATGTCGGTATGGCCACTGGGCTGGATGATTTGCTCAAGTCGCATGGTATAACAACGCTTTTGATCTACGGGCTTGCTACAGATTATTGTGTAAAAGCAACCGCCATGGATGCACTTAAATCCGGGTTCAAGGTGATCCTGGTTGAGGAACTTTGTAAAGGAGTTGCATTGGACACCACTGCATCAGCATTGGAAGAAATGAGATCAGCAGGTATTAAAATCATTTCCAGGGTATCTGACCTGCCGTCCTTTTGA